A genomic window from Lotus japonicus ecotype B-129 chromosome 1, LjGifu_v1.2 includes:
- the LOC130725732 gene encoding protein NRT1/ PTR FAMILY 4.6-like, with the protein MTSEGAAPSHDQDDPSTSSLELSTEKFQSLLALLPASKPTAVSHSTSKPVVLIAAILNCYCTNKNSSNAVVNMVSSPFGPHSGRKESVEETNKASTSAETPSESLSFLNGAAVNKPVFSSLECTVQQVEDVKIVLKVLPVFGCTIMLNCCLAQLSTFSVEQAATMNTKLGSLKVPPASLPVFPVLFIMTLAILRPNICLT; encoded by the exons ATGACTTCAGAAGGTGCTGCTCCTTCTCATGATCAAGATGATCCTTCAACTTCAAGTCTAGAGCTGAGTACAGAAAAGTTTCAGAGTCTCCTTGCATTGCTTCCTGCATCGAAGCCTACTGCAGTATCTCATTCTACTTCTAAGCCAGTG GTTCTTATTGCTGCTATACTGAATTGCTACTGCACCAATAAAAACTCTAGCAATGCTGTTGTGAATATGGTGTCAAGCCCTTTTGGTCCACACTCAGGTAGAAAAGAATCAGTGGAAGAAACTAACAAAGCAAGCACATCAGCTGAAACCCCATCAGAGTCCCTCAGTTTTCTTAATGGAGCAGCTGTAAACAAGCCTGTATTTTCATCACTAGAATGTACTGTACAGCAAGTAGAAGATGTCAAGATAGTATTGAAGGTACTGCCTGTATTTGGCTGCACCATTATGCTTAACTGTTGCCTGGCTCAGCTGTCCACATTCTCTGTTGAACAAGCTGCTACAATGAACACCAAGCTAGGTTCCCTCAAGGTGCCACCGGCTTCTTTACCAGTTTTTCCAGTGCTCTTTATCATGACACTAGCAATTCTCAGACCAAATATATGCTTAACTTAA